The proteins below are encoded in one region of Paenarthrobacter ilicis:
- a CDS encoding carbohydrate ABC transporter permease — protein sequence MTQSPTLSRRAASAPPTPRKSRRRGADARAGYTFLLPWLLGFIALTVGPMISSLYLSFTNYNLFDAPKWIGLDNYTTLFQDERFLQSVGVTLQYVVFGTPLKLAAALAIAMLLNSKRKGQGFYRSAFYAPSLIGASVSIAIVWKAMFGDSGPVDQGLSFFGLNLGGWVGNPDMTMGMMILLTVWQFGAPMVIFLAGLKQIPADLYEAASMDGAGPVRKFLNITWPMLSPVIFFNLLMETIHAFQIFASAYIISNGEGGPAGSTLFYTLYLYLRGFSDFRMGYASAMAWLLVIVVGIITLIFFKTSKSWVHYSGDSK from the coding sequence GTGACGCAAAGCCCAACCCTGAGCAGGCGTGCCGCCTCAGCTCCCCCGACGCCGCGCAAGTCGCGGCGCCGGGGGGCTGATGCCCGCGCCGGCTACACGTTCCTGTTGCCGTGGCTGCTGGGATTCATCGCCCTGACCGTGGGCCCGATGATCTCCTCGCTGTACCTCTCCTTCACCAACTACAACCTGTTCGACGCCCCCAAGTGGATCGGCTTGGACAACTACACCACCCTGTTCCAGGACGAGCGCTTCCTCCAATCGGTGGGCGTCACCCTCCAGTACGTGGTGTTCGGTACGCCGTTGAAGCTGGCCGCGGCGTTGGCCATCGCCATGCTGCTGAACAGCAAGCGCAAGGGCCAGGGCTTTTACCGCTCAGCCTTCTACGCACCTTCCCTGATCGGGGCCTCCGTTTCCATCGCCATTGTGTGGAAAGCCATGTTTGGTGACTCCGGCCCGGTGGACCAAGGGCTCTCCTTCTTTGGCCTCAACCTGGGCGGCTGGGTGGGCAACCCGGACATGACCATGGGCATGATGATCCTCCTGACCGTGTGGCAGTTCGGTGCCCCGATGGTGATCTTCCTGGCCGGACTCAAGCAGATCCCCGCGGACTTGTATGAGGCCGCCTCCATGGATGGCGCAGGACCGGTGCGGAAGTTCCTCAACATCACCTGGCCCATGCTCTCTCCGGTGATCTTCTTCAACCTGCTCATGGAAACCATCCACGCTTTCCAGATCTTCGCCTCGGCCTACATCATCTCCAACGGTGAAGGCGGCCCCGCAGGCTCCACCCTTTTCTATACCCTTTACCTGTACTTGCGCGGTTTCAGCGATTTCCGGATGGGCTACGCCTCGGCAATGGCCTGGCTGCTGGTGATCGTGGTCGGCATCATCACGCTGATCTTCTTCAAGACCTCCAAGTCCTGGGTCCACTACAGCGGTGATTCAAAGTGA
- a CDS encoding beta-galactosidase, which translates to MTSPATTPGPNIWDTINGLGYGGDYNPEQWPEDVRAEDIVLMKEAGVNFLSVAIFSWGLLEPSEGDYDFGWLDTVLDNLHEAGIKVALATATASPPAWLARKYPEILPVTAEGTRLERGSRRHYTPSSAVYRRYATGMTRVIAERYKDHPALALWHVDNELGCHVGEFYGEEDAAAFRAWLERRYGSIEALNESWGTAFWSQHYASFAEVIPPGAAPTTLNPGQQLDFARFNSWVFIDFYRELLAVLRDVTPNVPATTNFMVSSATKTLDYFDWSQDMDVIANDHYLVAADPERNIELAFSADLTRGVAGGAPWILMEHSTSAVNWQPHNQPKMPGEMLRNSLTHVARGADAVMFFQWRQSKAGSEKFHSAMVPHGGRDTQVWRNVVDLGDALAKLEPVKGSRVDSRVAILFDYESWWASELDSHPSNSLKYLDAMRAFHRSLYWRGVTADFVHPSGDLSGYDLILVCTLYAVTDAAAGSIAAAAEAGATVLVTYFSGIVDERDHVRLGGYPGAFKDVLGIRSEEFHPLFPGGSVTLSDGTVGSVWSENVAAGDSTEVLATFTDYPLDGVPALTRRSAGKGSAWYLATLPDADGVDALTARLLDDAGVTAVTEAAAGVELIRRRGADGRTFLFAINHSLGDQPVKADGVELLGGARFSGVVPAGAVAVIAED; encoded by the coding sequence TTGACCTCCCCCGCAACAACGCCCGGACCGAACATCTGGGACACCATCAACGGCCTCGGGTATGGCGGCGACTACAACCCGGAGCAGTGGCCGGAGGATGTCCGCGCCGAGGACATCGTGCTCATGAAGGAAGCCGGCGTGAACTTCCTCAGCGTGGCCATCTTCTCCTGGGGGCTGCTGGAGCCCAGCGAAGGCGACTACGACTTCGGCTGGCTGGACACCGTCCTGGACAACCTCCACGAGGCAGGAATCAAAGTGGCCCTGGCCACCGCCACAGCGTCACCGCCGGCGTGGCTAGCCCGCAAGTACCCTGAAATCCTCCCCGTTACTGCCGAAGGAACCCGGCTGGAGCGCGGATCCCGGCGCCACTACACGCCGTCGTCCGCTGTCTACCGCCGGTATGCCACCGGCATGACGCGCGTGATTGCCGAGCGTTACAAGGACCACCCGGCCTTGGCCCTGTGGCACGTGGACAACGAGCTGGGCTGCCACGTGGGCGAGTTTTACGGCGAAGAGGACGCCGCCGCGTTCCGTGCCTGGCTGGAACGCCGCTACGGTTCCATCGAGGCCCTCAACGAATCCTGGGGAACCGCCTTCTGGTCCCAGCACTACGCCTCTTTTGCCGAGGTCATCCCTCCCGGCGCCGCACCCACAACCCTCAACCCTGGCCAGCAACTGGACTTTGCGCGCTTCAATTCCTGGGTGTTCATCGACTTCTACCGCGAACTTCTGGCAGTGCTCCGCGACGTCACTCCGAACGTTCCGGCCACCACCAACTTCATGGTCTCCAGTGCCACCAAAACCCTGGACTACTTCGACTGGTCACAGGACATGGACGTGATCGCCAACGACCACTACTTGGTGGCTGCGGATCCCGAGCGCAACATAGAGCTGGCTTTCAGCGCGGACCTCACCCGCGGCGTGGCAGGCGGCGCCCCGTGGATCCTCATGGAACACTCCACCTCCGCCGTCAACTGGCAGCCGCACAACCAGCCCAAGATGCCCGGCGAGATGCTCCGGAACTCGCTGACGCACGTGGCCCGTGGGGCCGATGCCGTGATGTTCTTCCAGTGGCGGCAGAGCAAAGCGGGTTCGGAAAAGTTCCACTCCGCCATGGTTCCCCACGGCGGCCGCGACACCCAGGTGTGGCGGAACGTGGTGGACCTGGGCGACGCCCTGGCCAAACTGGAACCCGTCAAGGGCTCGCGGGTGGATTCCCGGGTTGCCATCCTCTTCGATTACGAGTCCTGGTGGGCATCGGAACTGGACTCCCACCCCAGCAATTCGCTGAAGTACCTTGACGCCATGCGCGCCTTCCACCGGTCCCTGTACTGGCGCGGCGTCACGGCGGACTTCGTACACCCGTCCGGCGACCTCTCCGGTTACGACCTCATTCTGGTGTGTACCCTCTACGCCGTTACCGATGCCGCTGCGGGCTCCATCGCGGCAGCCGCAGAGGCCGGTGCCACAGTGCTGGTGACCTACTTCAGCGGCATCGTGGATGAACGGGACCATGTCCGCCTGGGTGGCTACCCTGGGGCCTTCAAGGACGTGCTGGGCATCCGCAGCGAAGAATTCCACCCCTTGTTCCCGGGCGGTTCCGTGACCCTGAGCGATGGAACCGTTGGATCGGTGTGGAGTGAAAACGTTGCTGCCGGGGATTCCACGGAGGTCCTGGCAACCTTCACGGACTACCCCCTGGACGGCGTCCCGGCCCTCACGCGGCGATCGGCCGGAAAGGGGTCCGCCTGGTACCTCGCCACGCTTCCCGATGCCGATGGCGTGGATGCCCTGACCGCGCGGCTCCTGGACGACGCCGGGGTGACCGCCGTGACCGAGGCTGCTGCCGGCGTCGAACTTATCCGGCGGCGCGGCGCTGACGGCCGCACGTTCCTGTTCGCCATCAACCACAGCCTCGGCGACCAGCCGGTGAAGGCCGACGGCGTTGAGCTGCTGGGCGGCGCACGCTTCAGTGGCGTGGTTCCCGCCGGAGCCGTGGCCGTGATCGCCGAAGACTGA
- a CDS encoding carbohydrate ABC transporter permease: MTKLQSLPAASSDAKAGKPEKSPRRRESRGSLAFSRSARIKGLVKHAILIIVGLVMIYPLLWMVVSSLRPNDVIFREPGLWLNSLDMNNYTDGWSALTHPFGHYMINSAIVVLGSILGNLISCSMAAYAFARLQFTGKKIFFGIMLLTIMLPFHVVIVPQYILFSQIGWVNTFWPLIVPKLLATDAFFVFLMVQFIRGIPKDLDEAARIDGAGHPRIFLRVILPLMVPALATTTIFTFIWTWNDFFGALIYLTDPDMFTVPVALRAFVDAQSATSWGSLFAMSIVSLFPVFLVFLFGQRFLIKGIATTGIK; this comes from the coding sequence ATGACTAAACTCCAGAGCCTTCCGGCGGCCTCTTCCGACGCCAAGGCAGGCAAACCAGAAAAGAGCCCCCGCCGCCGTGAATCACGCGGCAGCCTGGCCTTCAGCCGCAGCGCCCGCATCAAAGGGCTGGTGAAGCACGCCATCCTGATCATTGTGGGCCTGGTGATGATCTACCCGCTCCTGTGGATGGTGGTCTCCTCCCTGCGCCCCAATGACGTGATCTTCCGCGAACCGGGCCTGTGGTTGAACAGCCTGGACATGAACAACTACACCGACGGCTGGTCCGCGCTGACCCACCCCTTCGGCCACTACATGATCAACTCCGCGATCGTGGTGCTGGGCTCCATCCTGGGTAACCTGATCTCCTGCTCCATGGCCGCTTACGCCTTCGCCCGCCTGCAGTTCACCGGCAAGAAGATCTTCTTCGGCATCATGCTGTTGACCATCATGCTTCCGTTCCACGTGGTGATCGTCCCCCAGTACATCCTCTTCTCCCAGATCGGCTGGGTGAACACCTTCTGGCCGCTGATCGTCCCCAAGCTCCTGGCCACGGACGCGTTCTTCGTCTTCCTCATGGTCCAGTTCATCCGCGGCATCCCCAAGGACCTGGATGAGGCGGCCCGCATCGACGGCGCCGGCCACCCCAGGATCTTCCTGCGCGTGATCCTGCCCCTGATGGTCCCGGCCTTGGCCACTACCACCATCTTCACCTTCATCTGGACGTGGAACGACTTCTTCGGGGCCCTGATCTACCTCACGGACCCGGACATGTTCACCGTTCCCGTAGCGCTGCGCGCATTCGTTGACGCGCAGTCGGCCACCAGCTGGGGCTCGCTCTTCGCGATGTCCATCGTGTCCTTGTTCCCGGTCTTCCTGGTGTTCCTGTTCGGCCAGCGGTTCCTTATCAAGGGCATCGCCACCACGGGTATCAAGTAG
- a CDS encoding carbohydrate ABC transporter permease, with amino-acid sequence MSAIGELSSLTRRKGPMSKEEKKANGRDNKAAYIFLLPWLVGLVAITVGPMLMSLYLSFTDYNLLQPPEWVGMDNFVRMFGDARLHNSLRVTFTYVLVGVPLQLAVALLIALVLDKGLRGLPFYRSIFYLPSLLGGSVAVAILWKQIFGTTGLVNQVLAMVGIEGPGWISDPSTALGSIILLHVWTFGAPMIIFLAGLRQIPNMYYEAAEVDGATTLQRFWRITLPLLSPIIFFNLVLQIIGSFQSFTQAFIVSGGNGGPSDSTMFFTLYLYQKGFGQFDMGYASAMAWVLLLIIGVFTAINFVASKYWVFYDD; translated from the coding sequence ATGAGTGCCATTGGTGAACTCTCCTCCCTGACCCGCCGCAAGGGTCCCATGAGCAAGGAAGAGAAGAAGGCGAACGGCCGCGACAACAAGGCCGCCTACATCTTCCTGCTGCCGTGGCTGGTTGGCCTGGTGGCCATCACCGTGGGTCCCATGTTGATGTCGTTGTACTTGTCCTTCACGGACTACAACCTTCTCCAGCCCCCCGAATGGGTGGGCATGGACAACTTTGTCCGGATGTTCGGCGATGCCCGGCTCCACAACTCCCTGCGGGTCACCTTCACCTACGTTCTGGTGGGCGTTCCGTTGCAGCTGGCAGTGGCATTGCTGATCGCACTGGTCCTGGACAAGGGGCTGCGGGGGCTGCCCTTCTACCGCTCCATCTTCTACTTGCCGTCCCTGCTGGGTGGCTCCGTTGCCGTTGCCATCCTCTGGAAGCAGATCTTCGGCACTACCGGCCTGGTGAACCAGGTACTGGCCATGGTGGGCATCGAAGGCCCGGGCTGGATCTCGGATCCCAGCACCGCACTTGGCTCCATCATCCTGCTGCACGTATGGACATTCGGCGCCCCCATGATCATCTTCCTGGCCGGCCTGCGCCAGATCCCCAACATGTATTACGAGGCAGCCGAAGTCGATGGTGCCACCACGCTCCAACGGTTCTGGCGGATCACGCTCCCGCTGCTGAGCCCCATCATCTTCTTCAACCTGGTGCTCCAGATCATCGGCTCCTTCCAGTCGTTCACGCAGGCGTTCATCGTCTCCGGCGGCAACGGCGGCCCTTCGGACTCCACCATGTTCTTCACGTTGTACCTCTACCAAAAGGGCTTCGGCCAGTTCGATATGGGCTACGCCTCGGCAATGGCCTGGGTGCTGCTGCTCATCATCGGTGTCTTCACCGCCATCAACTTCGTCGCTTCAAAGTATTGGGTGTTCTACGATGACTAA
- a CDS encoding ABC transporter substrate-binding protein — MPVNPKGEAVAPVATAAASARKTKRKLRASALVAATAAAVLALTACGGGGSQAKSADGKVELRFAWWGGDKRAQVTQAAIAAFEAENPNIKIKPEYGDWSGYWDKLATQVAANDAPDIIQMDEKYITEYSTRGALLDLSKYQIDTSKLDKAALDAGKGEKGLTGIAAGINAATILANPAVFQAAGVAIPDDKTWTWEDFEKVAAEVTAKSPKGTYGAAAYGTDEASLGVWLRQNGKSLYTDDGKLGFEPSDISEWWSFLKEMSKNKAVPSASEVVEAEAAPLDQSGLATGKNGLAFWWSNQLPALEKAAGGELQILRFPSKTGKAEDAKLWYKASQFWSASSRTKHPEETAKFIDFLANNVKAGEALLADRGVYPNSDVREAIAPKLAKADVKVVDFIDQIKPELGDAPAAPPKGAGAIQEIIKRYTSEVLFERLSTDEAGKKAVDEMKSAIS; from the coding sequence GTGCCGGTAAACCCCAAGGGTGAAGCAGTCGCCCCCGTTGCAACAGCAGCGGCCAGTGCCCGTAAGACCAAGCGCAAACTGCGCGCATCCGCCTTGGTGGCGGCAACAGCAGCAGCAGTCCTGGCCCTCACCGCTTGCGGTGGCGGTGGATCGCAGGCCAAGAGCGCGGACGGAAAGGTGGAGCTTCGCTTCGCATGGTGGGGCGGCGACAAGCGCGCCCAGGTCACCCAGGCCGCCATCGCTGCGTTTGAAGCGGAGAACCCCAACATCAAGATCAAGCCGGAATACGGCGACTGGAGCGGTTACTGGGACAAACTCGCTACCCAGGTAGCTGCCAATGACGCCCCGGACATCATCCAGATGGACGAGAAGTACATTACCGAGTACTCCACCCGCGGCGCGCTGCTGGATCTGTCCAAGTACCAGATCGATACCTCCAAGCTGGACAAGGCCGCACTGGATGCAGGCAAGGGGGAGAAGGGCCTTACCGGCATCGCCGCCGGCATCAACGCGGCAACCATCCTCGCCAACCCGGCCGTCTTCCAGGCTGCAGGGGTAGCCATCCCGGATGACAAGACCTGGACCTGGGAAGACTTTGAAAAGGTGGCCGCAGAAGTCACCGCCAAGTCTCCCAAGGGAACCTACGGCGCAGCTGCCTACGGAACGGATGAAGCATCGCTGGGAGTATGGCTCCGGCAGAACGGCAAGTCCCTCTACACCGATGACGGCAAGCTCGGCTTCGAGCCCTCGGACATCTCCGAGTGGTGGTCCTTCCTGAAGGAAATGAGCAAGAACAAGGCTGTCCCGTCCGCTTCCGAGGTTGTTGAGGCCGAGGCAGCCCCGCTGGACCAGAGCGGCCTGGCCACGGGCAAGAACGGGCTGGCTTTCTGGTGGTCCAACCAGCTCCCGGCCCTGGAAAAGGCAGCCGGTGGCGAACTGCAGATCCTGCGCTTCCCGTCCAAGACCGGCAAGGCTGAGGACGCGAAACTCTGGTACAAGGCTTCGCAGTTCTGGTCCGCATCCTCGCGCACCAAGCACCCGGAGGAAACAGCCAAGTTCATTGACTTCCTTGCCAACAACGTCAAGGCCGGGGAAGCCCTGCTGGCTGACCGCGGCGTGTACCCGAACTCCGACGTTCGCGAAGCAATCGCCCCCAAGCTCGCCAAGGCGGACGTGAAAGTGGTGGACTTCATCGACCAGATCAAGCCTGAGCTCGGCGACGCCCCGGCGGCCCCGCCCAAGGGTGCCGGTGCCATCCAGGAAATCATCAAGCGCTACACCTCGGAGGTCCTCTTCGAGAGGCTCTCCACCGATGAAGCGGGCAAGAAGGCCGTAGATGAAATGAAGTCGGCCATCAGCTGA
- a CDS encoding Poxvirus protein I5 yields the protein MSTMDATGKSSGKPGIPVNRFALFAETILAGVIVLLLSIPLVTAPAAYAAGVAHLERHLSGRDDSLRSLWGNFRKALPGSWRLGITTAAAAVVIVLNLLLALVGQLPGRAAILPATVVLAAAGAVLLLRTAAQWSGFGDAGTTAERSGRERWAAAYSSAKQDSLRDWSGSLLLLAAVFMAVVFVWMLQALFVIVPGTLVLAAAAIKIRANHAAR from the coding sequence ATGAGCACTATGGATGCCACAGGCAAGTCGTCGGGGAAGCCCGGAATTCCGGTCAACCGCTTTGCGCTCTTCGCCGAGACCATCCTGGCGGGAGTCATCGTGCTCCTTCTTTCCATCCCCTTGGTGACGGCGCCGGCTGCCTACGCGGCCGGCGTCGCCCATCTGGAAAGGCACCTCAGCGGCCGGGATGATTCCCTGCGGAGCTTGTGGGGGAACTTCCGCAAGGCGCTGCCCGGCAGTTGGAGGTTGGGAATCACGACGGCGGCAGCCGCCGTCGTGATTGTCCTGAACCTGCTGCTGGCGCTGGTGGGGCAACTGCCGGGCCGGGCCGCGATTCTTCCTGCCACGGTTGTTCTGGCCGCGGCCGGGGCGGTGCTTCTGCTCCGGACTGCTGCCCAGTGGAGCGGTTTCGGTGACGCTGGAACAACCGCCGAACGTTCCGGGCGTGAGCGTTGGGCCGCTGCCTATTCCTCGGCCAAGCAGGACTCGCTGCGGGACTGGAGCGGTTCGCTGCTGCTCCTTGCCGCCGTGTTCATGGCCGTGGTGTTCGTGTGGATGCTGCAGGCACTGTTCGTCATTGTGCCCGGCACGCTTGTCCTGGCCGCCGCGGCCATCAAAATCCGGGCCAACCACGCTGCCCGCTGA
- a CDS encoding ABC transporter permease subunit, protein MTTMATPTQSTPPATQAPVYNPKSESVTAKRIKSAIFHIVALALVAMVLYPALWMIASSFKPNSEIGGANNALWSANFSFDNFATAMDGIGGVSTLTFFTNSLILAVGAVVGTVVSASISAYAFARINFPGRGLFFGMMIATLLLPFHVVIIPQYIVFQQLGLVDTYVPLLIGKFLAADAFFVFLMVQFMRGLPAGLDEAARIDGAGHARIFGSIMLPLMKPALISTSIFSFIWSWNDFLGPLLYLNTPEKYPLPLALRLFVDQTQSSDYGAMIAMSVLALLPVLVFFLVFQRYIVEGVSTQGLKG, encoded by the coding sequence GTGACAACAATGGCAACCCCCACCCAATCCACTCCGCCGGCAACGCAGGCTCCGGTGTACAACCCGAAGTCCGAGTCCGTCACGGCCAAACGGATCAAGAGCGCCATCTTCCATATCGTGGCGCTGGCCTTGGTGGCCATGGTCCTTTACCCCGCGCTGTGGATGATCGCCTCATCCTTCAAACCGAACTCGGAGATCGGCGGCGCCAACAACGCCCTGTGGTCCGCCAACTTCAGCTTCGACAACTTCGCAACAGCCATGGACGGTATCGGCGGCGTCTCCACGCTGACGTTCTTCACCAACTCCCTGATCCTGGCGGTTGGCGCGGTGGTGGGCACGGTAGTTTCCGCCTCGATTTCCGCCTACGCCTTCGCCAGGATCAATTTCCCTGGCCGAGGGCTGTTCTTCGGCATGATGATCGCCACCCTGCTGCTGCCGTTCCACGTGGTGATCATTCCGCAGTACATCGTGTTCCAGCAGTTGGGACTGGTGGACACGTACGTGCCGCTACTGATCGGCAAGTTCCTCGCCGCGGATGCATTCTTTGTTTTCCTCATGGTCCAGTTCATGCGGGGGCTTCCGGCGGGACTGGACGAGGCCGCGCGCATTGACGGTGCCGGGCATGCAAGGATTTTCGGCTCCATTATGCTCCCGCTGATGAAGCCCGCGTTGATCTCCACGTCCATTTTCTCTTTCATCTGGAGCTGGAACGACTTCCTGGGACCGTTGCTGTATCTGAACACCCCGGAGAAATACCCGCTGCCGCTGGCGCTGCGCCTGTTCGTGGACCAGACCCAGAGCTCCGACTATGGCGCCATGATCGCCATGTCCGTGCTGGCCCTGCTTCCGGTGCTGGTGTTCTTCCTGGTGTTCCAGCGCTACATCGTCGAAGGTGTTTCGACGCAGGGCCTCAAGGGCTAG
- a CDS encoding ABC transporter substrate-binding protein, giving the protein MIDRRKFLGTVALGTASAAFLAACGQSASSSAGQTGSAENPVTITYTWWGNDDRAERTRKAIALFESKNPDIKVNGNFSDFAGYWQKRATEAAGGGLPDVMQWDLSYLRDYGQRNQLLDLGTVKINTDTFEKSLLPSGQIRGKTYGIPTSTNAFAVYYDPAKLASMGIAEPDGTWTYKEFNAFLTEVGQKGNGTLFGGTDYTGIWWNFNIWLRQNNIKAFTDDGKLGFSKDDLKKWWNLSADLRGTGAIVGEDKTTQLLPKSPFGSNVTATEVTWDNFMAGYLADSGAKELKLVPVPSDDPDNLGLFLKPSMLMVASAKTKFKDAAARFIDFMVNDPEVGQIFKTSRGVPASKTQRDGTTFEGTDKLVVDYEKSIEKYLKDAPEPPIVGFGTLESTFKRVSSDLNYGKLTIDGAADAWFKEAEDLIKQNA; this is encoded by the coding sequence ATGATTGATAGAAGGAAATTCCTCGGTACGGTGGCCCTGGGTACGGCATCCGCCGCGTTCCTGGCTGCCTGCGGCCAGTCGGCAAGCTCCTCCGCGGGCCAGACCGGATCAGCGGAGAACCCCGTCACCATCACCTACACCTGGTGGGGCAATGACGACCGTGCTGAGCGCACTCGCAAGGCAATTGCGCTGTTTGAGTCCAAGAACCCGGACATCAAGGTCAACGGCAACTTCTCCGACTTCGCCGGGTACTGGCAGAAGCGCGCCACCGAAGCCGCCGGTGGTGGCCTGCCGGACGTCATGCAGTGGGACCTGTCCTACCTTCGCGACTACGGCCAGAGGAACCAGCTCCTGGACCTGGGGACCGTGAAGATCAACACTGACACCTTTGAAAAGTCCCTCCTGCCCTCGGGCCAGATCCGCGGCAAGACCTACGGCATCCCCACCAGCACCAACGCCTTTGCGGTGTACTACGATCCCGCCAAGCTCGCCTCCATGGGCATCGCGGAACCGGATGGCACCTGGACCTACAAGGAATTCAATGCCTTCCTTACCGAGGTTGGCCAGAAGGGCAATGGGACGCTTTTCGGCGGTACCGACTACACCGGTATCTGGTGGAACTTCAACATCTGGCTGCGGCAGAACAACATCAAGGCCTTCACCGATGACGGCAAGCTCGGCTTCAGCAAGGACGACCTGAAGAAGTGGTGGAACCTCAGCGCCGATCTCCGCGGCACCGGTGCCATTGTGGGCGAGGACAAGACCACCCAGTTGCTGCCCAAGTCCCCGTTCGGGTCCAACGTCACCGCCACCGAGGTCACCTGGGACAACTTCATGGCCGGCTACCTCGCGGACAGTGGGGCGAAGGAACTCAAGCTGGTCCCCGTCCCCTCCGATGATCCGGACAACCTTGGCCTCTTCCTCAAGCCCTCCATGCTCATGGTGGCCAGCGCCAAGACCAAGTTCAAGGATGCAGCTGCCCGCTTCATCGACTTCATGGTCAACGATCCCGAGGTAGGCCAGATCTTCAAGACCTCACGCGGCGTCCCGGCGTCGAAGACCCAGCGTGACGGAACCACCTTCGAAGGCACGGACAAGCTGGTGGTGGACTACGAGAAGTCCATTGAGAAGTACCTGAAGGACGCCCCCGAGCCGCCCATCGTGGGCTTCGGCACCCTGGAGTCCACGTTCAAGCGGGTCAGTTCCGACCTGAACTACGGCAAGCTCACCATCGACGGCGCTGCCGACGCGTGGTTCAAGGAAGCCGAAGACCTCATCAAGCAGAACGCCTGA
- a CDS encoding acetylxylan esterase: protein MTAADATTRRPSALGGYEDWPGHARGARHSAPRRAAQEIADALGVPAVTDTPGYTVLWEEMHDDVITSQLTWQLGFGPATTAWFVRPAHPAGPLPGVLALHCHGGVKHHGAARLVQLPRNVEAGLELPPLGERSALYGGRPLATWLAKQGFAVLAHDAFLWGSRRFALDPLPYRTAGAVSGQQALWREAGVVPTTADLYNAAAGSHEETVAKAAALLGTSVAGTVAHDDLAALEVLGSLPGVDPERLGCLGFSGGGGRALVLSALSPAVRSYVVTCMMTTYGSLLPAYLDAHSWLLHSSGLAAIKDWPDLAVTAAGQVLVQYALADPLFPAQGMRDADALLLAQLAGRYTGTFWNEAHVFSPAMQEEAAAFLAAALQVQGTPTPFPPAPARTSP from the coding sequence ATGACCGCAGCTGACGCCACCACCCGGCGTCCCAGCGCCCTGGGAGGCTACGAAGACTGGCCCGGCCATGCCCGCGGGGCCCGCCACAGTGCGCCCCGCCGGGCCGCGCAGGAAATCGCCGACGCCCTGGGGGTGCCCGCGGTGACCGACACCCCCGGTTACACCGTCCTGTGGGAGGAGATGCACGACGACGTCATCACCTCCCAGCTGACCTGGCAGTTGGGTTTCGGCCCGGCAACCACGGCATGGTTCGTGCGGCCGGCGCACCCTGCAGGCCCACTCCCGGGGGTGCTCGCCCTGCATTGCCACGGCGGCGTCAAACACCACGGCGCGGCGCGCTTGGTTCAGCTGCCGCGGAACGTGGAGGCAGGTTTGGAACTGCCGCCCCTGGGGGAACGGTCCGCGTTGTATGGTGGCCGGCCACTGGCAACGTGGCTGGCCAAGCAGGGATTCGCTGTCCTGGCCCACGACGCCTTCCTGTGGGGCAGCCGGCGGTTCGCCCTGGATCCGTTGCCCTACCGCACTGCCGGCGCCGTCTCCGGACAGCAGGCACTGTGGCGGGAGGCCGGCGTCGTACCAACCACCGCGGACCTTTACAACGCGGCGGCCGGCTCCCACGAGGAAACCGTGGCCAAAGCAGCAGCCCTGCTGGGCACCAGCGTGGCCGGCACCGTTGCCCATGACGACCTCGCTGCACTGGAGGTTCTGGGGAGCCTTCCCGGTGTGGATCCGGAGCGGCTGGGGTGCCTGGGCTTTTCCGGCGGAGGGGGCCGGGCCTTGGTTCTTTCCGCCCTCAGTCCTGCAGTGCGCAGCTACGTGGTGACCTGCATGATGACCACCTATGGGTCACTGCTCCCGGCATACCTGGACGCACATTCGTGGCTGCTCCACTCTTCCGGGCTGGCCGCCATCAAAGACTGGCCGGACCTGGCGGTTACGGCAGCAGGTCAGGTCCTGGTCCAGTATGCCCTTGCCGATCCGTTGTTCCCGGCCCAGGGCATGCGCGACGCCGATGCCCTCTTGTTGGCGCAACTGGCAGGGCGCTACACCGGAACCTTCTGGAATGAAGCCCACGTATTTTCTCCCGCCATGCAGGAAGAGGCCGCAGCCTTCCTGGCCGCCGCCCTGCAGGTCCAAGGGACTCCCACACCTTTCCCACCCGCTCCGGCAAGGACATCCCCATGA